A stretch of DNA from Euzebya rosea:
CGACACGCCGAGCCGCGACGCGGCGTTGCCCGTCCACCAGCCGGGCGCCTCGCCCGCGCCGAGGTAGTAGTCCTCGACCCCGGAGGCGACGACCTCGAGGTAGTACTCCCCGCCGTTGACGGCGAGCTTGCCGATGTTCAGCACCGCGCACCCCTCCCCTGCTCACGAAGGCTCGCGAGCCCGGTCACCGGGTCGCCTCCAGCCCCGCACCCCTCGACCGTTCATCGCGGTCGAGCTCGACCTCGACGGGCCCTGCATCGGCGATCCGGACCGCGTCGGCGAGGCGCGACTTCCAGTCCGATGAGACCTCGACCGCGGGCAGCTCGATCATGGACAGCGACGGGTCGTACGGGACCGGCCCGGCGTCGGGCAGCGCGTCGGCGAGCGCGTCGCGCAGCGACCCGCCTCGGGAGGCCCCGAACGCCTTCGCGGCCCACCCGCCCAGCTCCCCGATCACCGCCGGCGCCGAGCGGCGACCCAGGCCAGCGACCGGCGTGGTCACCTTGCCGACGGCATCGGCCAGGGCGCCGTCGTCCAGCACCGTGACGGCAAACGCGGCCCACGCCTGGTGCGCCAGCCCGTCCGGCTCCACCGACGGCGGCTGGTAGTCGGGCACTCGCGGGGTGGGTTCCTGCTCGCGCTGGCGGCGCTGCTGGGCCTCGACCGCCCATCCGTCGCGCACCGCTTTGACGAGCCAGCCTGCGGGGTTGCGGACCCGTTCCCACGGCAGCGCGTCCAGGGCCGCCTCGATGAGGTCCTCACCGTGGTCGTCGATCAGCGCCTCCGCCGCCGACTGGTCCAGACCGTACCGGATCAGCTGCGAGACCAGCACGCCCGACGGCGGCTCGTGCGCGTGTTGTTGTTCTTCTTTAGCAACAGCAGGTCTTGTGTTTTGTCCCACGTCACGGTGTCCCGTGACATGGGACACGGGGCCTGATTCGGCCGTGTCCCAGGACATGGGACGCGGGTCCTCCGCCTCCGCGTCCCCATTCGTGGGACACGGGTCAGTCTCGACCCTCGGGGTCGTGGTGAACCGCTCGATGCAGGCCGACGGGTCCAGCACGTACCAGGACGCCGCGTAGCGTCCCGAGTCGGTCTGCCGCTGCTCCTCGTGCAGCACGAACCCGAAGACCCGCAGCCGGCCCAGGTGCTTGGCGACGGCGTTCTTGGACAGGCCGAGGTTGTCGGCGATCCGGCGGACGTTGGTGTGGGCGACCAGCCGTCCGCGGTCGTCCAGTCGGGCGTCCAGGGCGATGTCCTCGAGCACCGCCCACGCGGTCACCCCGACGGCCCGCTTCACCTCACGGGAGGACGGGAAGACCTTGGCGTACGGCTCGGCCCGACCGATGATCCGACCGTCGGACAGCACCCGGCCGATCTCTTGGCCGAACGCGACGACGTCCCTCGCGACACGCGCACCCGTTGGGACCCCTCCACCGGGCCCGCTCAGGACGGGAACCTCGCGGCCCCGCACGACGCCTCGTCGGCGGCGAGCGCCAGGTTCGCGGCCAGCGCCAACGCCTCGGACGGCAGCAGCGACACGACACCGTCGCGACGGGTGTCGAGGACCACCTCGCCGCGCTCTCCGACGACCACCGACGGCACCTCACGGGCACCCCCGAGGGCAGCGCCGACGAACCCCTCCATGCCCCTCATGAGACACCCCCGAAAGAGGGCCATTCGCTCCCAGCTCGCTCCCAGAAAACCTGGCAGCGACCGTCAGAGGGGGTCAGCGGCCGACACGCCGAAACCGCGAAACCGCAGGTCAGGTGGCATTTGGTGGCACCACGGGCAGGGCGCGTCAGGGGCCGAAAAGGCCTCCAACGCCTTCCCAAGCTGAATACGGGGGTTCGATTCCCCTCACCCGCTCCATCCATCCATCCATGCAGCTGGCCCCTCGGTGGAGGCCGTCGACCCACGTGACTGCGAGGCGGTGGCAGCGGTTCCCCTGGCCACGAGGTGCCCCGGGCCCGGTCAGGGCAGGATGAGCGCATGACCGCCCAACGCCCCTCCATCCCCCGCTTCCACCTCGCCGTCCCCGTGGACGACCTCGACGCCGCCCGGACGTTCTACGCCGACCTGCTGGGGCTGGAGCAGGGTCGCAGCGACGACCGCTGGATCGACTGGAACATGTTCGGCCACCAGTTCGTCACCCACCTCGTCGACGCTGACGACGACCCACGGGGAGAGCGGGCCCACAACCCGGTGGACGGTCACGACGTCCCGGTCCCACACTTCGGTGTCCTGCTGGACCCGGACACGTTCACGGCGCTGGCCGAGCGCCTGCGCGCCGCCGAGGTCCGCTGGGTCATCGAGCCGTACCTGCGCTTCGAGGGCCTGCCCGGTGAGCAGTGGACGATGTTCCTGCTGGACCCCGCCGGCAACGCCCTGGAGTTCAAGGCCTTCGCCGACGACGCGCAGGTCTTCGCCATCTGACGTCGCGTGCACCGTCGACGATGCCGCCGACCTGCCCGCACTGCGGGGGGCCCGAGTGCGAGACGCGGTTCCACGCCTGCCTGGAACAGGACTACAGCGACCCTGGCTACGGGGCGGTCCACCACTTGGTCGTCGGCGCCTACATGCTGCAGCACGACGCCTACGCCGACGACGTGCGCGCGGCGATGGCCGAGTTCGTGCTCGCCCACCTCGACCGACCACCGACCGCATACACCATGCGCCGCATCCGCGCCCACACCGATGGGCCCGCCCGGGTCCGTCGACGTCCCGACGACCCCCCTCCTGCACGGGCGCCCGCCGATGAGGCGCACGGTCCGCGGGTGACGGTCGCCGACGTCGACACGACGTCCGCCGCGGCCTACCGCCGTACCGTCCGGCGCTGGGCCGAGGCGGTCGCCCGCGACGTTGCGCAGGACCGCTGACTCACCTCGCGCGCCAGGTTCGCGGCCAGCGCCAACGCCTCGGACGGCAGCAGCGCGACGACGCCCTCGCGGCGGGTGTCGAGGACCACCTCGCCACGCGGTTCGCCCGGGCGCCCCGTCGGCGGGCGTCCTACTCCGGTATCCGGTCGATGACGGTCACGGTACGGGCGAACCAGACGGCGCCTTCGGCTCCGGGGGCGCAGTGTGAGTGGTCCACCTGGTAGTGGCCCCCGCCCATCTTCAGGATGTCGCCTTCACGGGCGACGACCTCGCCATCGGGCCCCAGCAGCTCGAGCCCGGACTCCGCGCTCCGGGCGGAGAACCCGTGCGGCCACACGACGCTCCGCCCCCTTGCCGGGTCGCCGCCCGAGATCCACACACAACCTTGTCCATCGAAGGTCAGGACCCCGTACACGAGTGCCTCCTCACCGCAGAACTCGTCTTCCTCACACGTCGGGATCGCCAGCACCGAGCCGGAGGCCGCCTCAGGGGAGGACGTTCCCGCGGCGCCCTGTGTCGCAGGGGCCGAACCTCCGCCGGTGCAGCCCGGGAGCGCAACCGAGAGCGCGACGAGCAACAGCAGGAGGCGGAGGGGCATGCCGCGTTGGACGTCCTGCGATGGTCCCGGGTTGCGTCGATGGGACGCTCCTCGCCGAAGCAGGATCCGGGGTTGCCGGGCCCCCTGCGATCCACACAGACCTCCCCACAGGGCAAGTCGGGGGCCGTCCACGATCCAGCTGATGGGTCTGGTGTTTGGACCGCCCGGGAGTGGTGTCCGCGTGCAGTCATTGGGACGTCACGGCGGGCCGGATCGGCTCCTTCGTCGGGTACCCGGTCCTGCTCACCCCGACCGACCACCTCAACGCCGAGACGGAGCAGGCACTGCTCGACCCGGCACCCAGCCGGGTCCTCGTCCCGGGAGGAACGGCGTCGGTGGACGACGCGACCTTCGCCACGATCGAGGCGGTCCTTCCCGAGGCGGAGGTACGCCGTGTCGCCGGCCCCACCCGGATCGAAACCGGCGCCGAGCTGACGCGACTCGCGCTGGACGAGCTCTACCCCGAATCGGAGGAGTCCCCGCAGTACGCCGTCGTCGTCGGCCTCCTCCCGTGCGGTCGTGGCAGCCGTGGCCGGCGAGGGCTGCGGGGCGTAGCGGCTCGTGGACCCGGCGACCGGTCGTGGATGACCGGTCGCCGTACTGGGGCGCTACCCGACGCTCGTCAGCGCGTCAGAAGCTGAAGTCGATGCTGACGGTGTCCCCTTCGCTGATGGTCTCGCCGCCCGACTCGACCAGCGAACCGTCGACGAAGATGTCGTAGCCGAAGCTCGATGCCACCAGGTTGCAGGCGGAGAACAGCGTCACCTCGAGGGTGTAGACCCCGTCGCTGCCGATCGTGCCGACCGACTCCTCCGCAGGGAAGAAGTTGACGCAGTCCCCCGTCGTGTCGTTGTCCGCGCCGATCACGTCGCCGTTCGGCGTGATCAGGCGAGCATCGAAGTCGGACCCGTCATCCCAGAAGACCTGGGCTCGCACGTCGTAGTCCTCCTGTCCCGCCTCCACCTGCGGGGGTGCTGCCGGAGCCGGCGGGGGTGGCGGTGCCGGGGCCGGAGCAGGCGCTGGTGGGGGAGGTGGTGCGGGCGCGGGTGCCGGTGCCGGTGCTGGCGCTGGCGCAGGAGCCGCTGGGGGCGTGGTGGCCGCAGGCGGCTGCGTGGGGGCCGCGGCGGGCGTCGACGCCGACGCCGGCTGGGTGGGCGTCTCGAGCGCGACGTCTCCGTCGCCGTCATCGCCCTGGGACGTGAACAGCACGAAGCCGCCGACCGCCAGCGCGATGACCAACGCGGCGATACCGAAGTACAAGGGCTTGCGGTCGGGAGGGGGTGGTGGCCCGTAGCCCCCGCCCGGTGGGCCGTACCCCTGCCCCGGTGGGCCGTAGCCCCCGCCGGGCGGGCCGTAACCCCCGCCGGGCGGGCCGTAGCCCTGACCACCCTGTGGCGGATGAGGTGCGGACATGGGTTCCTCCTTGCGCATGGCGCGGTCAGGCGTCGAGAGGCGTTCTGCACCCTCCCCCCGTCTGGGCGTGGCTGGTCGAAAAGCGGAGCGGCTCCGCTGCGGACGCTACTGCACGGGCCGTGGACGAGTGGGTCGAGGAACGACAAATGCCTCGAAGTGACTACGTCTCGTCCCGGGAAGACGAAACTCGCTGCCCGGGGGCCCGACCTCCCTCGGGCGCGCAGTGCCCAGTTCCGCGGGCGACCGGCCCAGTACCGTCGGGGTGATGGACGGGACGACCCTGATCGACGACGCCGCCGACCCGCGGGTCGAGGACTTCCGGCAGATCAACGACCAGCCGGCGCGTCGCCGGATGGAGCGTGACGAGTTCTTCCTGTCGGAGGGATGGATGTCGATCGAGCGGCTGATCGACTCCGGGCACGGGTTCCGGTCGGTGCTGCTCTCCCCCTCTCGCGTGAGGCGGTTCCTGCCGTACATGGAGCGCCCGGAGCTCGAGGGGGTGCCGGTGTACGTGGCCGAGCGAGAGGTGATGCGCGACCTCGTCGGGTTCGACATGCCGCGAGCCGTCCTGGTCTCGGCGTGTCGCCAACCGCTGGCCTCCGTCGACCACCTCGCCGCGACATCCCGCCGGCTCGTCGTGCTCGAGGCCCTGAACGACGACGAGAACGTCGGCGCCATCGCCCGGGCGGCACGGGCGTTCGGCATCGACGGCATGCTGCTGAACCCCACGTGCAACGACCCCTACCACCGGCGCACCGTGCGGGTGAGCATGGGTGAGATCCTCCACATGCGGGTGGCTCGCGCGACCCGCGACACCTGGCCGGGCGCCCTCGACACCCTGCACGCTGCGGGGTTCGAGACGTGGGCGATGACCCCCGACGCCGCCGCGGTCGACCTGTGGCACGCGTCGGTCCCCGATCGGCTGGCGATCCTGCTGGGCGCGGAGGGGCCCGGGCTGACGCCGGAGGTGCTCGACCGTGCGACGACGCGGGTGCGGATCCCGATCAGTCCGGCGGTCGACTCGCTGAACGTCGGACACGCCGCCGCGATCACGTTCGCTGCCGTCAGCAGATCGACCCCCGACACCCGGCCAACCGACCCCACCCGGGCGCGCGGCGGCGTCTGAGGCGACCACTACCCTCGTCGTCATGGCGCCCGTGGACCCCACCCCTCGCGACGACGTCCGTCAGCATCTCCTCGACGCGACGGCGGTGCTGCGAGAGGTCGTCGCTGCCCCCGACATGCTCGACGCGCTCGACGCCGACGAGCGGGCCGCGTTCCGCAACGCCGCGGGCGACGTGTTCTGCCCCGACCCGGAGATCCGCCGGCGCCGCACCAAGGTGCTCCAGCTGCAGCGCCGCCGTGCGCGCACCTCCCACGACGAGGACATCCTGAACGAGACCGGCATCCGCACCCTGCGCAGCCGGCCGGTCTTCGCCACCCCCGACGTCTTCCCGCCGACGGCGTTCGAGCAGCACGACGTCGCCGACGATCCCGACGCCCCCCCGTTCCGCGAGACCCTCGAGCCGCAGCACTGCTACATCTGCAAGGCCAGCTACCACGACGTCCACCACTTCTACGACCAGCTCTGCGGCCCCTGCGCGACGCTCAACTTCGCCAAGCGGGGCGAGCTCGCCGACATGCGCGGCATGGTCGTGCTCCTCACCGGCGGCCGCGTGAAGATCGGCTACCAGGCGGGCATCAAGCTGCTGCGCAGCGGCGCCGAGCTCATCGTGGCGACCCGGTTCCCCCGCGACGCCGCCAAGCGCTACGCCGCCGAGGCCGACTTCGACGACTGGGGTGACCGGCTGGAGGTGTTCGGCCTGGACCTCCGCCACACGCCGAGCGTCGAGGCGTTCTGCGCCCACGTCCTCGCCACCCGCACCCGCCTGGACGCCATCATCAACAACGCCTGCCAGACCGTTCGTCGCCCACCGGGCTTCTACGAGCACATGCTCGAGGACGAACGCGCGTCGCTGGCCACCCTCCCACCGGAGGTCCTGCGGCTCGTCGGGTCCTACGAGGCGCAGTGGCGCAGCGCCACCGCCATCGGCGACGGGACCGATCAGGCGGCGCTGGCCCCCACCAACGGGGTCGACCCCGGCGAGCTGCCCGGGCTGTCGCATGCCGCGGAGCTGTCGCAGGCGGTGCTGATCCCCGAGGACCTGCCGACGACCGACACGATGTTCCCCGAGGGGCAGCTCGACCAGGACCTGCAGCAGGTGGACCTGCGCGGACGCAACTCCTGGCGCCTGCAGCTGCACGAGGTCTCCACGGTCGAGCTGCTGGAGACCCACCTGGTCAACGCCGTCGCCCCGTTCGTGCTGAACGCCCGGCTCAAGCCCCTCATGGAGGCCACCCCGGGCGACCACAAGCACATCGTCAACGTGTCGGCGGTCGAGGGGCAGTTCTACCGGCCACGCAAGACCACCAAGCACCCGCACACCAACATGGCCAAGGCGGCGCTGAACATGATGACCCGGACCTCGGCGACGGACTACCACCAGTCGGGGATCAACATGAACAGCGTCGACACCGGCTGGGTCAGCGACGAGGATCCTGTGGCGATCGCCGAGGCCAAGACGGCCGAGCACCGGTTCCATCCGCCGCTGGACATCGTGGACGGTGCCGCGCGGATCGTCGACCCGATCATCGACGGCCTGAACACGGGGACCCACGTGTGGGGACAGTTCCTCAAGGACTACGTGCCCACCGACTGGTGAGCACGTGTGCGCCCTCGACGCCCGTCAGCAACGCCGGCTGATCAGCCGACGTTGAAGGGGGTCTCGTTGAGCGTGATCACCGGCGCGGGGACGGTGAACGTCGAGCTGTTGTGCTGGCGCAAGCGGTTGGTCTGGAAGCCGCCGGCGTCGAACTCGGTACGGGGGCTGTCCAGCAGCGGCAGCTCGGCGAACGCCTCGATGACTGCGACGGGCGACTGGGTCGGCTGGTGGACCCACCACTCGGCGTTGGATCCGCTGATCAGCACGCCGATCCGGTGGCCCTCGGCGAACACCCAGTCCTGTCCGTACATCTGCAGGCGATGGCGCATCAGGCCGGGCAGGCGGATCATGTCCGCGCCGCGGCTGACAAGGGTGGCGGTGCCGTCGGGGGCGATGTCGTAGACGTTGCCGACCACGTTGGTGCGGGGGGCGGTGACCGCCAGGTCCAGGTCGAGGACCGGCTCGCCTGCCAGGTGCCGGTCGCCGGGCAGCGGCTGGGAGAACGACCAGATCCCGTCACCGGTCACCGGCGCGGTGCCGAGCGAGACGAGCGCCCCCGTCGGCGATCCGAAGTTCAACCCGTTGTCGGTGTAGACCCCGCCGTTGATGGTGCTGGTCCGCACGACCGCGTCGGCAGGCGGCCACGAGTCCTCGCCCCGGTAGCGTCCCAGGTTGTCCTGCACCTCGACCTGCGGGAGGTCCAGCCAGGCCTGCTCGGCCGCCGCGTCATCCTTCAGGTACGCGTCGAGGAAGATCATCATCTGCTCGGCCCAGTCGGCACGGCCGACGGCGTGACCCGACTCGGAGTTCTCGGCGTCGGTGCCCCGGACGTGGTCGAACTGGCCGAACCACGCGCGCTTGGGTCCCCCGATGCCCTCCCAGTACGCGAAGGCGCCGTCGGGCTTGGTGTTGCGCTCGAGGAAACCCTGCATCAGGAACAGCGGGACGTCGCTGCCCCTGGAGGCGTTGATGAGCTCGCGCTGCTGCCAGAAGGCCGAGTCGGCCCGGTCGTCCTGCTGCGCGGTGTAGTACTCCACGGCGCACGTCGGCGGGCTGAGGGTCATGAAGCTGGTCGGGGTGACCAGGGAGTTGGCGAAGCGGATGCCGTCGTCGTACAGGTAGCGGTAGCCGTCGAAGACGGGTTCCTGGCTGATGACCGCGGCGAGCCCGTCGGGCTGGTTGGCCATGCCCATCAGGCCGGTCCAGCCGTCGTAGGACTTGCCCAGCAGCGCGACGTTGCCGTTGGACCACTCCTGGCTGGCAGCCCACTCGACGGCGGCGACGACGTCCATCTGCTCGCCCGGGCCGCCCCAGTCGCTGCAGCCCTCGGACTGACCGAAGCCGCGCATCGTGGCGATGGCGTAGGTGTAGCCCTGCTCCAGCGCGCCGGTGGCCTCGAAGAAGTCGTCGAAGCGCGTGGACGGGCCACCGTTCTCCGGCAGCGTGTAGGGGCTGACGACCAGGATGACCGGCTGGGGCTCGTCCTCGGGTGTGCCGTCGGCGCGGATCACGTCGATGTCGAGGATGGTGCCGTCCAGCGACGGCACGTCGAACTCCCAGTGGGTGGTGTCCTCGGGCTGGGCGCCGGCGGGCGTCGCCACTGGCAGCAGGACGGCGACCATCGCGACCAGCGCGAGGGCCATGGCCACGAACGAGGGACGGGTGGCGTTGCGGTGCATCGGGTTCTCCACGAGAGGGGGCTCACATCCTGTTCGCCGTGAGCGCGCCGATCTCCTCCCCGTCCTCGATCCATCGGGCCTCGTGCGCCGCAGTCGCTAGCGTGTGACTGGCTTCTCCCCCGTCCCCCTGTCTGCCGTCGAGTCGACCCTCATGACTACCGCGTACCTTGCCGCCCCCAACCACGAAGACGAGCTCGACGAGGAGCTCGCGCGCGGTGGCGTCGCCGTGACCGCCACCCACGGGCGCCTCCGGATCGCCGAGGGCGCCCGTGTCCATGCAGCCTGGGCGGCCAACACCTGGTGGGATGCCGAGCGGATCCCGGTCACCTCGATCGGGCACGCCGCCAAGGAGCTGAAGGCTCGTCAGCGGAACTGGGCGCTCTACGCGCCCGAGCACCGGGGACGGGCCGAGCTGATCGCCGAGAAGCTGCCGCACGTGTCGTCCAGGCCGCTGGAGATCGGCGAGGTCGCACCCGACGCGCCGCTGGGCTCGTGGACCCTGCTGGACCGCAACACGGTGCTGGCCGCGACGACGTGCGACAGCCCGTTCCCCAACGGGGAGCCCAGCTTCGTGGAGGACCGCGAGGGCCCCCCGAGCCGGGCCTACCTCAAGCTGTGGGAGGTGTTCGCCCGCTTCCGTCGCCAGCCCGGACCGGGAGACCGGTGCCTGGACCTCGGGGCCGCACCCGGCGGGTGGACATGGCTGCTCGCGCGGAGCGGCGCGCATGTGACGGCTGTCGACAAGGCGCCGCTGGCCGAGGACGTCGCCCGGATGCCGAACGTGACCTGGCGGGAGGGCTCGGCGTTCGCGATGGATCCGGCTGACCACGAGCCGGTCGACTGGTGGTGCAGCGACATCATCGCCTACCCCGATCGGCTGCGGGGGCTGGCCGAGCGATGGCTGGCCGCCGGGAAGGTCCGCAACCTCGTCTGCACGGTGAAGCTTCAGGGCGCCACCGACCACGAGGCCGTCGCGAGGTGGCGCGCCCTCCCCGGAGCCCAGGTCGTCCACCTCGACCACAACAAGCACGAGCTCACCTGCGTGGTCCTCGACGCGGACCCGCGGGGACGAGCAACGGCGCCGTAGGCGCCAGCTGGATCGGCGGCAGAACCCCCGGGTGCCGCCTCAGGCGCGCAGGGCCCGGCGCGCCCGCACGACCGTCACCATCGGGACCCGGAGGCGCCGCCGACGTTGCGGACGAGGACGAGGGGTGGCCAGGCGGCTCGGCATCTGCCGGGCCATGCGGTGGGACGCGATCGTGGGGTACGGACCTTCGGCTG
This window harbors:
- a CDS encoding CocE/NonD family hydrolase, with the translated sequence MHRNATRPSFVAMALALVAMVAVLLPVATPAGAQPEDTTHWEFDVPSLDGTILDIDVIRADGTPEDEPQPVILVVSPYTLPENGGPSTRFDDFFEATGALEQGYTYAIATMRGFGQSEGCSDWGGPGEQMDVVAAVEWAASQEWSNGNVALLGKSYDGWTGLMGMANQPDGLAAVISQEPVFDGYRYLYDDGIRFANSLVTPTSFMTLSPPTCAVEYYTAQQDDRADSAFWQQRELINASRGSDVPLFLMQGFLERNTKPDGAFAYWEGIGGPKRAWFGQFDHVRGTDAENSESGHAVGRADWAEQMMIFLDAYLKDDAAAEQAWLDLPQVEVQDNLGRYRGEDSWPPADAVVRTSTINGGVYTDNGLNFGSPTGALVSLGTAPVTGDGIWSFSQPLPGDRHLAGEPVLDLDLAVTAPRTNVVGNVYDIAPDGTATLVSRGADMIRLPGLMRHRLQMYGQDWVFAEGHRIGVLISGSNAEWWVHQPTQSPVAVIEAFAELPLLDSPRTEFDAGGFQTNRLRQHNSSTFTVPAPVITLNETPFNVG
- a CDS encoding VOC family protein; this translates as MTAQRPSIPRFHLAVPVDDLDAARTFYADLLGLEQGRSDDRWIDWNMFGHQFVTHLVDADDDPRGERAHNPVDGHDVPVPHFGVLLDPDTFTALAERLRAAEVRWVIEPYLRFEGLPGEQWTMFLLDPAGNALEFKAFADDAQVFAI
- a CDS encoding SAM-dependent methyltransferase — protein: MTTAYLAAPNHEDELDEELARGGVAVTATHGRLRIAEGARVHAAWAANTWWDAERIPVTSIGHAAKELKARQRNWALYAPEHRGRAELIAEKLPHVSSRPLEIGEVAPDAPLGSWTLLDRNTVLAATTCDSPFPNGEPSFVEDREGPPSRAYLKLWEVFARFRRQPGPGDRCLDLGAAPGGWTWLLARSGAHVTAVDKAPLAEDVARMPNVTWREGSAFAMDPADHEPVDWWCSDIIAYPDRLRGLAERWLAAGKVRNLVCTVKLQGATDHEAVARWRALPGAQVVHLDHNKHELTCVVLDADPRGRATAP
- a CDS encoding TrmH family RNA methyltransferase; protein product: MDGTTLIDDAADPRVEDFRQINDQPARRRMERDEFFLSEGWMSIERLIDSGHGFRSVLLSPSRVRRFLPYMERPELEGVPVYVAEREVMRDLVGFDMPRAVLVSACRQPLASVDHLAATSRRLVVLEALNDDENVGAIARAARAFGIDGMLLNPTCNDPYHRRTVRVSMGEILHMRVARATRDTWPGALDTLHAAGFETWAMTPDAAAVDLWHASVPDRLAILLGAEGPGLTPEVLDRATTRVRIPISPAVDSLNVGHAAAITFAAVSRSTPDTRPTDPTRARGGV
- a CDS encoding SDR family NAD(P)-dependent oxidoreductase; protein product: MAPVDPTPRDDVRQHLLDATAVLREVVAAPDMLDALDADERAAFRNAAGDVFCPDPEIRRRRTKVLQLQRRRARTSHDEDILNETGIRTLRSRPVFATPDVFPPTAFEQHDVADDPDAPPFRETLEPQHCYICKASYHDVHHFYDQLCGPCATLNFAKRGELADMRGMVVLLTGGRVKIGYQAGIKLLRSGAELIVATRFPRDAAKRYAAEADFDDWGDRLEVFGLDLRHTPSVEAFCAHVLATRTRLDAIINNACQTVRRPPGFYEHMLEDERASLATLPPEVLRLVGSYEAQWRSATAIGDGTDQAALAPTNGVDPGELPGLSHAAELSQAVLIPEDLPTTDTMFPEGQLDQDLQQVDLRGRNSWRLQLHEVSTVELLETHLVNAVAPFVLNARLKPLMEATPGDHKHIVNVSAVEGQFYRPRKTTKHPHTNMAKAALNMMTRTSATDYHQSGINMNSVDTGWVSDEDPVAIAEAKTAEHRFHPPLDIVDGAARIVDPIIDGLNTGTHVWGQFLKDYVPTDW
- a CDS encoding DUF5946 family protein encodes the protein MPPTCPHCGGPECETRFHACLEQDYSDPGYGAVHHLVVGAYMLQHDAYADDVRAAMAEFVLAHLDRPPTAYTMRRIRAHTDGPARVRRRPDDPPPARAPADEAHGPRVTVADVDTTSAAAYRRTVRRWAEAVARDVAQDR